From the Kallotenue papyrolyticum genome, the window GCTGGCGATCGGCTTTCTGCTGCGCTACCTGCGTTCCAACAGTTTTCTGCCGTTTGTGATCTATCGCCTGGCGCTGGCCGCGCTGGTGGTGATCGTGTATATTGCGCGCGGGTGAGCGATGCGCGCCTGGTTGCGCCAGCGGCTGCTGTTGCCCGGCTTCGGACGTGGGGTGCTGGCGGGCGTGCTGCTGACGCTGGCGCTGCTGCTGATCGCCCTGCGCCTGCTGAGCTTCGTGGCCGCGCCGCTGCCGCCCGTGCCGGCTGCCGGACCACCGGAGGTGCGCGTGAGTCTATCGCGTGCGCTGTTGGAGCGGCTGATCGCCGATGCGCTGGCCGAGGTGCAGGTGCCGCTGGTCACGCTGCGCGATCCGCGGCTGGCTTTGGGCGACGGTGGCCGTTTCGCCCTGCAGCTGCGCGGTGAGACGCTGCTGGGCGCGCAGCCGATTACCCTGCAGATGCGCGTTGTGCCGGCAGGGGTGGGCGTGGGCGTGCTGACCGAGCGCGCCGAGCTGGGCGGGCTGCGCACCGGTGCCGGCCCATTGACCCAGCGCCTCGACGCGGCAATCAACGCCGAGCTGGCACGGCAGCTTGCGTTTGCACAAGACTTTGCTGTCACCGGTGTGGACAGCAGCGCCGGCGAGGTGATGGTCACAGCGCGGCTGCGCACGCCGGGCGAGCACGCCACGCCCTGAGTACAGCAGCAGGCGCCGGTGGTGCACGTACCACCGACGCCTGGGCCAGACCAACACCAGCGCTTAACGAACGCGCTCGGCCAGATCGCGCAACTGGCCCGTGGCATCCTCGCTGCCGGGCCGCAACAGCTTGTGGTAGAGGCCTACCAGCAGAAAGGTCGGCGGCCACTTGCCGATAAAGTCAGCCCAGTTCTTTTTGCCAATCAACTGAAAAATCAGCGACGCGAGGATCGACAGAATACCAAGCGAGTACCAGACCTGGCTCGGTACCTGATCGACAATTTCGAACAACGCGTTTTGCGGATTGCGATGGTCCTGCACGGCCGTTCTCCTTCCCTCGTTGGCCTTGTTTGCCGGTCGATAACCGGCGCATAGACGCTGGTGGCAAGAAGAGTGCCACTGCGGGCGTGTCCTACGCAACATCCATGGCCTTACGCGCGTCCAAGCGTTACCGGTCATGGCCGATGACGCGGCCCTGGAAAGGATCACTGGGGTGAACCTCCACAACTATACCGATCAGGCGCGGGAATCCCTTCAGCGGGCGCAGGCGCTGGCCGAGGAGTACGGCCAGCCGCAGATCCTGCCCGAACACCTGCTGCTGGCGTTGCTGCGCGAAGACGATGGGTTGGTGCCCGAAGTAGTGCGTCGCACCGGCTCGAGCGTGGAGCAGCTCCGTGCGCAGGTGCAGGCCGAACTGCACCGTCTGCCCAAAGTGCGTGGTTCCAACGTGCGGCCTGCGCTCAGCCCGCGGCTGCAGCAGGTGCTGGCCTATGCCGAGGCCGAAGCACGGCGCTTGGGCGATGCGCTGGTCTCGACCGAGCACCAACTCATCGCGCTGATCGAGAGTCGCGGCCCGGCGGGCACGCTCTTACTGCAGCTCAACGTCGTGCGCGACAAGGTGCTCCAGGTGATCAATACGCTGCGCGGCTCGTTGCGCGCCAGCGCGTTTGTCAGCGAACCGAGCTTCGGCATGCTCGAGCGCTTTGGGCGCGATCTGACCGAGCTGGCGCTGCTCAATAAACTCGATCCGGTGATCGGCCGCGACGAGGAGATCCGCCGCACCATGGAGGTGCTCAGCCGGCGCACCAAGAACAACCCGGTGTTGATCGGTGAGCCGGGCGTGGGCAAAACGGCGATCGTAGAGGGGCTGGCCCAGCGCATTATTCGCGGCGACGTGCCGGACGCGCTGAAAAACAAGAAGTTGGTGGCCCTCGATCTCGGCGGCCTGGTGGCCGGCACCAAATACCGCGGCGAGTTCGAAGAGCGCATGAAGGCTGTGCTCAACGAAGTGGCCGCCGCCCAGGGACGCATCATCCTGTTCATCGACGAGCTGCACACCGTGGTCGGCGCGGGCGCGGCCGAAGGCGGGACGCTGGACGCCGGCAACCTGCTCAAGCCGATGTTGGCGCGCGGCGAGCTGCATGCCATTGGCGCGACCACGCTCGACGAATACCGCAAGCATATCGAACGCGATCCGGCGCTGGAACGGCGCTTCCAGCCGATCATCGTCGAACAGCCCTCGGTTGCCGAAACGATCTCAATCCTGCGTGGGCTCAAGGAGCGCTACGAGACGCATCACCGCGTGCGCATCACCGACGGCGCGCTCGTGGCTGCCGCCACGCTCAGCGACCGCTACGTTAGCGACCGCTTCCTGCCCGACAAGGCCATCGACCTGATCGATGAAGCCGCGGCGCGACTGCGTATGGCGATCAGCAGCGATCCGCCGGCGCTGGACGACCTCAAACGCCGCTTGCTGCAGCTCGAAATCGAGCGCGAGGCGCTCAAGCGCGAACACGACCGCGACGCACAGGCGCGTCGCGCGCAGCTCGAAGAAGCGATCGCGGCACTGAGTCGCCAACGTGCCGAGCTGGAAGCCCAATTGGCGGAGGAGCGCGCCGCCATCACCCGCATCTCGCAGCTCAAGGAGCAGATCGAGTCCACGCGCCAGGCGATCGAACAGGCGCAGCGCGAGTATGATTACAACCGGCTGGCCGAGTTGCAGTACGGCGCGTTGCCGCAGTTGCAGCAGGCGCTGGAGCAGGAGGTGCAGGCCCTGGAGCGTCAGCAGGCGCGCGGCGCGCTGTTGCGCGAGGAAGTAACCGACGAGGACGTCGCCGCAGTGGTTGCCAAGTGGACTGGCATCCCCGTCGCGCGTTTGCTGCTGGCCGAGGCCGAACGGCTGCGCGGCATGGAAGATAGCCTGCGCCGGCGCGTGGTGGGCCAGGATCGCGCGGTGCGCGCCGTTGCCAACGCCGTGCGGCGTGCGCGTGCCGGGCTACACGAGCCCAACCGTCCGCTGGGCTCGTTTCTGTTTTTGGGCCCGACCGGCGTGGGTAAGACCGAGCTGGCGCGCGCCCTGGCCGAGTTCCTCTTCGACGACGAGCGCGCCCTGATCCGCCTGGACATGTCCGAGTACATGGAGAAGCATGCCGTAGCGCGCTTGATCGGCGCGCCGCCCGGCTACATCGGCTACGACGAAGGTGGCCAGCTCACCGAGGCGGTGCGCCGCCGGCCCTTTGCCGTGGTGCTCTTTGACGAGCTGGAAAAGGCCCATCCCGATGTCTTCAACGTGCTGCTGCAGGTGCTGGACGATGGCCGTCTGAGCGACAGCCAGGGCCGCGTGGTCAACTTCCGCAACACCGTGGTGATCATGACCAGCAATCTGGGCGCGCAGGCCATCCTGCGCACGCTGGACGATCCCGAGCGCATGCGTGAGCAGGTGCTCGAAGCGCTCGAAGCGCACTTCCCGCCGGAGTTTCTCAACCGTGTGGATGACGTGATTGTCTTCGAACCGCTGCGCGAGGAAGAGATCGCCGAGATTGTGCAGCTCCAACTGGCACGCGTCAGCGCGCGGCTGCGCGAGCAGCGCCTGACGCTGGAGCTGAGCCCGGCGGCGCTGCACTTCCTGGTCGGCATCGGCTACGATCCACGCTATGGCGCGCGTCCGCTGCGCCGCGCGATTCAGCATGAAATCCTCGATCCGCTGGCGCTGGCGTTGGTGGAACAGCAATTTCGCCCCGGCGACACGATCC encodes:
- the clpB gene encoding ATP-dependent chaperone ClpB, whose product is MADDAALERITGVNLHNYTDQARESLQRAQALAEEYGQPQILPEHLLLALLREDDGLVPEVVRRTGSSVEQLRAQVQAELHRLPKVRGSNVRPALSPRLQQVLAYAEAEARRLGDALVSTEHQLIALIESRGPAGTLLLQLNVVRDKVLQVINTLRGSLRASAFVSEPSFGMLERFGRDLTELALLNKLDPVIGRDEEIRRTMEVLSRRTKNNPVLIGEPGVGKTAIVEGLAQRIIRGDVPDALKNKKLVALDLGGLVAGTKYRGEFEERMKAVLNEVAAAQGRIILFIDELHTVVGAGAAEGGTLDAGNLLKPMLARGELHAIGATTLDEYRKHIERDPALERRFQPIIVEQPSVAETISILRGLKERYETHHRVRITDGALVAAATLSDRYVSDRFLPDKAIDLIDEAAARLRMAISSDPPALDDLKRRLLQLEIEREALKREHDRDAQARRAQLEEAIAALSRQRAELEAQLAEERAAITRISQLKEQIESTRQAIEQAQREYDYNRLAELQYGALPQLQQALEQEVQALERQQARGALLREEVTDEDVAAVVAKWTGIPVARLLLAEAERLRGMEDSLRRRVVGQDRAVRAVANAVRRARAGLHEPNRPLGSFLFLGPTGVGKTELARALAEFLFDDERALIRLDMSEYMEKHAVARLIGAPPGYIGYDEGGQLTEAVRRRPFAVVLFDELEKAHPDVFNVLLQVLDDGRLSDSQGRVVNFRNTVVIMTSNLGAQAILRTLDDPERMREQVLEALEAHFPPEFLNRVDDVIVFEPLREEEIAEIVQLQLARVSARLREQRLTLELSPAALHFLVGIGYDPRYGARPLRRAIQHEILDPLALALVEQQFRPGDTIRVDVERGELTFEAIRRDDTPERRTSAAA